One genomic segment of Francisella persica ATCC VR-331 includes these proteins:
- a CDS encoding cell envelope integrity protein TolA: MANLNYHKFLRFCNKQIDGNPFLVKAILIHIVLIILLYILSFVSSLRFESTQASLSAQVSNMPRKFEIIQATSISSNELNKQISAYESHQQELKQAKEDIKQAKLQALKRHQQEMKEKAEAEKRVKLEAKRKAILAAKRQAEERKQKEAEQKRKAKQQAEEKARQEILAKARAEAAARKQIEQNQAQSAISSYITEYQDRVGANWIKDSCRGIYDLPRAIIRNGKFINLTGTSGNYRCDQSLIDAIKNTTPPVITNNVARKTIQKENISFIFKQS; the protein is encoded by the coding sequence ATGGCAAATCTTAATTATCATAAATTCTTAAGGTTCTGTAACAAGCAAATAGATGGGAATCCATTTTTAGTTAAGGCTATATTAATCCATATTGTTTTGATAATTTTGTTGTATATTTTATCTTTTGTCAGCAGCCTAAGATTTGAATCAACACAGGCATCTTTGAGTGCGCAAGTTTCAAATATGCCAAGGAAATTTGAGATTATCCAAGCCACCTCAATAAGTAGCAATGAGTTAAATAAACAAATCTCTGCTTATGAAAGTCATCAGCAAGAATTAAAACAAGCAAAAGAAGATATAAAACAAGCTAAATTACAAGCTTTAAAGCGTCATCAGCAAGAGATGAAGGAAAAAGCTGAAGCTGAAAAAAGAGTAAAACTTGAAGCTAAAAGAAAAGCTATTTTAGCAGCAAAACGCCAAGCAGAAGAAAGAAAGCAAAAAGAAGCTGAACAAAAGCGTAAAGCAAAACAACAAGCTGAAGAAAAAGCTCGTCAAGAGATATTAGCAAAAGCTAGAGCAGAAGCCGCTGCTAGGAAACAAATTGAGCAAAATCAGGCGCAATCAGCTATTTCTAGCTATATTACTGAGTATCAAGATCGAGTTGGTGCTAACTGGATTAAAGATTCTTGTAGAGGAATTTATGATTTACCTCGAGCAATTATTAGAAATGGTAAATTTATTAATCTTACAGGCACATCTGGTAATTATAGATGTGATCAATCATTAATTGATGCAATTAAGAATACCACACCGCCTGTGATTACAAATAATGTGGCAAGAAAAACTATACAAAAAGAAAATATAAGTTTTATATTTAAACAAAGTTAA
- the tolR gene encoding protein TolR, giving the protein MKKRNKRFFRKQRPMVQINVVPYIDVMLVLLVIFMITTPILTQGVKVDLPKAQSEKIPLNDSKPIVVTVNKHGEYFINQGVNDPKTPLSSGALANAVVSLSQQNHGKPVYVRGDTSASYGEVVKAMALIQRVGVDKVGLVTEDGKS; this is encoded by the coding sequence ATGAAAAAAAGAAATAAAAGATTTTTTAGAAAACAGCGACCTATGGTCCAAATCAATGTAGTACCTTACATTGATGTTATGCTGGTACTACTAGTAATTTTTATGATTACAACACCTATTTTAACTCAAGGTGTAAAGGTTGATCTACCTAAAGCACAATCAGAAAAGATACCTTTAAACGATAGCAAGCCAATAGTTGTTACAGTAAATAAACATGGTGAGTATTTTATCAATCAAGGAGTTAATGATCCTAAGACACCTTTAAGTTCAGGAGCATTAGCAAATGCAGTAGTGAGTTTGTCACAGCAAAATCATGGTAAGCCTGTTTATGTGAGAGGGGATACTAGTGCAAGTTATGGTGAAGTTGTAAAAGCTATGGCTCTTATTCAAAGGGTGGGCGTTGATAAAGTAGGGTTAGTCACAGAAGATGGCAAATCTTAA
- the tolQ gene encoding protein TolQ: MDNSISLVELVLHANFIVQLIMLALVIMSVYSWAIMFEVNNRVKKYRNEQVQFDKLFWAGHHIQKLYDYYLQHKENIFGKSIIFCSGLREFNNLKDTCMLRGDTILEGMERTVGIAISQEAKELDRKLPALATIGAVAPYIGLVGTVWGIMSSFNTLGGVEQATISVVAPHIAEALIATALGLFVAIPAVIGHSKLSNQVDDILSSYESFQDDLCILLLKEAHRDEIQHQNQESL, translated from the coding sequence ATGGATAATTCTATTTCTTTAGTTGAGCTAGTACTACATGCAAACTTTATAGTTCAACTTATTATGTTAGCTTTAGTTATAATGTCAGTATACTCATGGGCAATCATGTTTGAAGTTAATAATCGTGTTAAAAAGTACCGAAATGAACAGGTGCAATTTGATAAGCTATTTTGGGCTGGACATCATATCCAAAAGTTATACGATTATTATTTACAACATAAAGAAAATATTTTTGGTAAATCAATAATATTTTGTTCTGGTTTAAGAGAGTTTAATAACCTTAAAGATACTTGCATGTTAAGAGGTGATACTATACTAGAGGGTATGGAAAGGACCGTTGGTATAGCAATATCACAAGAAGCAAAAGAGCTAGATAGAAAGCTTCCAGCACTAGCAACAATAGGAGCAGTAGCACCTTATATCGGTCTAGTTGGAACTGTATGGGGTATTATGTCATCGTTTAACACGCTTGGTGGCGTTGAGCAAGCAACAATTTCGGTAGTTGCACCACATATTGCTGAAGCTTTGATAGCTACGGCATTAGGTCTTTTTGTTGCTATTCCTGCGGTTATTGGTCACAGTAAATTATCTAACCAAGTTGATGATATTTTATCAAGCTATGAGTCATTTCAAGATGATTTGTGTATTTTACTTCTAAAAGAAGCACACAGAGATGAAATACAACATCAAAATCAAGAAAGCTTGTAA
- a CDS encoding CDP-alcohol phosphatidyltransferase family protein, whose amino-acid sequence MWLLENIDMKRSKYILPSLFTSASLLFAFLAIIAAFNGNFVSSAMYMLLAGFADAFDGRVARYTHTQTEFGAALDSLADVVSFGATPALVMYFWSLHNIGALGAAISFLYLLAVALRLAKFDTMPAGDNSEESIIEYHLYFYGMPCPAGAVTISGLIWMGQRTFVGDYAFITVILTTFTALYLAFMMISDIKFRSFKDSDGKGNISKLYVICFILIILMLFTMPDKLLYLIMIGYALSGPISHYRCKAKIKNSNLNEESSVDGKKIIDVEK is encoded by the coding sequence ATGTGGTTATTAGAAAATATAGATATGAAAAGATCAAAATATATACTACCTAGTTTATTTACTAGTGCTAGTTTACTATTTGCTTTCTTAGCAATTATAGCAGCTTTTAATGGTAATTTTGTCTCATCTGCGATGTATATGCTTTTAGCAGGTTTTGCAGATGCCTTTGATGGTAGAGTAGCCAGATATACACACACTCAAACTGAATTTGGAGCTGCTTTAGACAGCTTAGCAGATGTGGTTTCATTTGGAGCTACTCCAGCTTTAGTTATGTATTTTTGGAGTTTGCATAACATCGGAGCCTTAGGTGCCGCTATTTCGTTTTTATACTTACTTGCTGTAGCATTAAGGTTAGCTAAGTTTGATACTATGCCTGCTGGCGATAATTCAGAGGAAAGTATAATTGAGTATCATTTATACTTTTATGGTATGCCATGCCCAGCTGGTGCTGTTACTATATCAGGATTAATCTGGATGGGGCAAAGAACATTTGTTGGTGATTATGCTTTTATAACAGTTATTTTAACTACATTTACAGCATTATATCTTGCTTTTATGATGATTAGTGACATTAAGTTCAGAAGTTTTAAAGATAGTGATGGTAAAGGTAATATCAGTAAGTTGTATGTGATTTGTTTTATTTTAATTATTCTTATGTTATTTACGATGCCTGATAAATTACTTTATTTGATTATGATAGGCTATGCTTTATCAGGTCCTATATCTCATTATAGATGTAAAGCTAAGATTAAAAATAGTAATCTAAATGAAGAGTCATCAGTTGATGGCAAAAAAATAATAGACGTTGAGAAGTAG
- the aroH gene encoding chorismate mutase gives MQRSIRGATTIDKDTRQDVISATKELLQQIIRHNDVNTNDIVNIVFTATTDIKSEFPAVAARELGLVDVPLIDCQQMMCDGALEYCIRVMLTYNTRKTQVDIKHIYLRGAEVLRPDLLRQI, from the coding sequence ATGCAAAGATCAATCAGAGGAGCTACTACTATAGATAAAGATACTAGACAAGATGTCATAAGTGCGACAAAAGAGCTTTTGCAACAAATTATTCGACATAATGATGTTAATACTAATGATATTGTAAATATTGTGTTTACCGCTACTACTGACATCAAATCAGAGTTTCCAGCTGTTGCAGCGCGTGAGCTTGGTTTGGTTGATGTTCCTTTAATAGATTGCCAGCAGATGATGTGTGATGGAGCTTTAGAGTATTGTATTAGAGTTATGTTGACATATAATACTAGAAAAACTCAAGTAGATATTAAACATATATACTTGCGTGGAGCAGAAGTGTTAAGACCTGATTTATTAAGACAAATATAA
- the ispH gene encoding 4-hydroxy-3-methylbut-2-enyl diphosphate reductase, producing the protein MKILLANPRGFCAGVSRAVETVEKVLEVEKSPIYVRHEVVHNKVVVDSLKNKGVIFVKEVDEVPDDAVCIFSAHGVSSKVEEDAAKKNLVVYDATCPLVTKVHRGVRLASKNDAECILIGHKGHPEVQGTMGQYHSKKGAIYLIESEEELVELKIKDPDNLYYATQTTLSVDETQGMIQALKDRYPNIKGPKKEDICYATQNRQTAIKAMLKRIDVLVVVGSQNSSNSNRLKELATLEGIDAYLVDNPLDVDKLWFDNKKVCGVSAGASAPEYLVQQIISQISKVCSAEVEVEEFEGIKEEVYFPLPRLLKQKVGTDKIE; encoded by the coding sequence GTGAAGATATTACTAGCTAACCCAAGAGGCTTTTGTGCTGGTGTAAGTCGTGCTGTCGAGACCGTAGAGAAAGTCTTAGAAGTTGAAAAATCACCTATCTATGTGCGTCATGAGGTTGTTCATAATAAGGTTGTTGTTGATTCTCTTAAGAATAAAGGTGTAATTTTTGTCAAAGAAGTTGATGAAGTGCCAGATGATGCTGTATGTATTTTTAGTGCTCATGGAGTTTCTTCTAAAGTTGAAGAAGATGCAGCTAAGAAGAACCTAGTAGTTTATGATGCAACATGTCCTTTAGTTACCAAAGTACATAGAGGAGTGCGTTTAGCAAGTAAGAATGATGCTGAATGTATCTTAATTGGTCACAAAGGTCATCCAGAAGTTCAAGGTACTATGGGGCAGTATCATAGCAAAAAAGGTGCAATTTATCTTATAGAAAGTGAAGAAGAGCTTGTTGAACTAAAAATAAAAGATCCAGATAACCTTTACTATGCGACTCAAACTACTTTGTCGGTAGATGAGACACAGGGAATGATACAAGCCTTAAAAGACAGATACCCAAATATTAAAGGACCTAAAAAAGAAGATATTTGTTATGCAACGCAAAACCGTCAAACAGCTATAAAAGCAATGCTCAAACGTATTGATGTTTTAGTTGTGGTAGGCTCACAAAATAGTTCTAACTCTAATAGATTAAAAGAGTTGGCTACATTAGAAGGCATAGATGCTTATCTTGTCGATAATCCTTTAGATGTTGATAAGTTGTGGTTCGATAATAAAAAAGTCTGTGGTGTCAGTGCTGGTGCTTCTGCGCCAGAATACCTTGTTCAGCAAATAATTAGCCAGATATCAAAAGTTTGCTCGGCAGAAGTTGAGGTTGAGGAATTTGAGGGTATTAAAGAAGAAGTCTATTTTCCACTACCAAGACTTTTAAAGCAAAAGGTTGGCACAGATAAGATAGAATAA
- a CDS encoding FKBP-type peptidyl-prolyl cis-trans isomerase: MKITPDSFVKMHFKFRLKDGSIAEDTENYNRPFVFEMGQGCFTEKVENELVGTLIGETKRVVLMPEEAFGEKHPASIYSVPKYMFPKDMQLEDGLIVSFSQKDGSKLPGLITEINDQDVTVDFNHPLSGQIIVFEAKILDVADKEEDLGEDITS; the protein is encoded by the coding sequence ATGAAAATCACACCAGATAGTTTTGTAAAAATGCACTTTAAATTTAGACTTAAAGATGGCTCTATTGCTGAAGATACCGAAAATTATAACAGACCTTTTGTATTTGAGATGGGGCAAGGCTGTTTTACTGAGAAAGTAGAAAATGAACTTGTTGGAACATTAATTGGTGAAACCAAACGAGTGGTTCTAATGCCAGAAGAAGCTTTTGGTGAGAAACATCCTGCAAGTATCTATTCGGTACCAAAATATATGTTTCCTAAAGATATGCAGTTAGAGGATGGTCTTATAGTTTCTTTTAGCCAAAAAGATGGCTCTAAGTTACCAGGATTGATTACAGAAATTAATGATCAAGATGTCACTGTAGATTTTAATCATCCACTATCAGGTCAGATAATCGTGTTTGAAGCTAAGATTTTAGATGTGGCAGACAAAGAGGAGGATTTAGGTGAAGATATTACTAGCTAA
- a CDS encoding OmpA family protein, which translates to MKKLLKLCLVVSLFTTLLACQTLDGDKDKNNGSLTFPTLEPCTAELLQSSKSFICVKEQTGPNLIETNIKFEADSYTLNAQAKEVLNKLFAYLKLTDATRFTIRGYAGKVESKILTDQKILTDYNIRLSKNRAINVEDYLVNKGLNSSDGITIKALGYQDPIAPNDSTSSRAINQRVEITIKNRAIEQIDNIENHLEHVKPAEYIKFFSNVYLLNDDQLNNVSRIYDSREKRPILGINFKIFADKQYTAAKDNNNFIIISEPKPISAFNADKKVYRLGTAKYDYTFKGITAMTISNLTREASVGDYVIPNDIVSQKLPEQTFKMKSKVTANILEDVMNTNTFSSSYNSILLNKGEADGFKVGAEVILYEPETRTDGFPVPPKYIGYGFVYRESQHYSIALIINSLQEITSNSMATTIL; encoded by the coding sequence ATGAAAAAATTACTAAAGCTATGCTTAGTAGTGTCATTATTTACAACACTTTTAGCCTGCCAAACACTAGATGGTGATAAAGATAAAAATAATGGTTCGCTAACATTTCCAACCTTAGAGCCATGTACTGCTGAGCTGCTTCAGTCAAGTAAATCATTTATATGTGTAAAAGAGCAAACAGGACCAAATCTGATTGAAACAAATATAAAATTTGAGGCTGATAGTTATACCTTAAACGCCCAAGCTAAAGAAGTTCTAAATAAGCTTTTTGCCTACTTAAAATTAACTGATGCAACAAGATTTACAATTAGAGGCTATGCTGGAAAAGTCGAATCAAAAATTTTGACAGATCAAAAAATTTTAACCGACTACAATATCAGATTATCAAAAAATCGCGCGATTAATGTTGAAGACTATCTTGTAAATAAAGGTCTTAATTCTAGTGATGGAATTACTATCAAAGCTCTAGGCTATCAAGATCCTATCGCACCAAATGATTCAACTTCAAGTAGAGCTATAAACCAAAGAGTTGAAATCACTATAAAAAATAGAGCTATTGAGCAAATTGACAATATTGAAAACCATTTAGAGCATGTCAAACCTGCTGAATATATAAAATTCTTCTCAAATGTTTACCTACTTAATGATGATCAATTAAACAATGTTTCTAGAATATATGATTCTAGAGAGAAACGTCCAATACTAGGGATTAACTTTAAAATTTTTGCCGATAAACAATATACAGCAGCCAAAGATAACAATAACTTCATAATAATATCTGAACCAAAACCAATATCTGCATTTAATGCTGATAAAAAAGTTTATAGATTAGGTACAGCAAAATATGATTATACTTTCAAAGGTATAACAGCGATGACAATATCTAACCTTACTCGTGAAGCTAGTGTCGGTGATTATGTAATACCTAATGATATTGTTTCACAAAAACTACCAGAACAAACTTTTAAAATGAAAAGTAAGGTAACTGCTAATATACTTGAAGATGTAATGAACACAAATACATTCTCATCATCTTATAACAGTATACTATTGAACAAAGGTGAAGCCGATGGCTTTAAAGTCGGTGCTGAGGTTATTTTATATGAGCCAGAAACTAGAACTGACGGTTTTCCAGTCCCACCTAAATATATTGGCTATGGTTTTGTCTATAGGGAATCTCAACACTATTCTATAGCTCTAATTATAAATTCATTACAAGAAATTACAAGTAATTCAATGGCCACAACTATCTTATAA
- a CDS encoding arsenate reductase family protein: protein MIKVFGINNCTSVRNALKFFEEKGKKVKYVNLNKEKPTWQEMQQIKQIGGFETIDLFNSNGKLFAEMGLKEKFDSLSEEEAFKLLVTDALLFKRPLVVDGNYARTGWNKKEYEEKWS, encoded by the coding sequence ATGATAAAAGTATTTGGAATAAATAATTGCACTAGTGTTAGAAACGCACTTAAATTCTTTGAAGAAAAGGGTAAAAAAGTTAAGTATGTTAACCTTAACAAAGAAAAACCAACCTGGCAAGAAATGCAGCAAATAAAACAAATTGGTGGTTTTGAAACTATTGATCTGTTTAATTCTAACGGTAAGCTTTTTGCTGAAATGGGTCTTAAAGAGAAATTTGATAGTTTATCAGAAGAAGAAGCATTTAAACTTCTAGTTACAGATGCTTTATTATTCAAAAGACCGTTAGTTGTAGATGGTAACTACGCTAGAACTGGCTGGAATAAGAAAGAATATGAAGAAAAATGGAGTTAG
- a CDS encoding NUDIX hydrolase N-terminal domain-containing protein, which produces MKDKIFEFIKKVQAIAHVGVVYSKCPYALDNYHELLELSSKMLHQYIKSDVQPYNIYREMYYPTPQPGVRVVIFKDNKLMMTEDVDTPNEWTIPGGWCDIDLSPVETCVKEVKEETGYDIKVVKFLALMDRNKYIQSEIYNVYSLVFLAEIIGGKNKPNFEVKKVDFFEIDKLPKLSHKLTKTELDIALEAYKQDTIYFE; this is translated from the coding sequence ATGAAAGATAAAATATTTGAATTTATAAAAAAAGTCCAAGCAATAGCTCATGTAGGAGTTGTTTATTCAAAGTGTCCATATGCTTTAGATAATTACCATGAGCTTTTAGAGCTAAGCTCAAAAATGCTGCATCAATATATTAAATCAGATGTCCAGCCTTATAATATCTATAGGGAGATGTATTATCCTACACCACAACCTGGTGTGCGTGTGGTTATATTTAAAGATAATAAACTTATGATGACTGAAGATGTTGATACTCCAAATGAATGGACCATTCCAGGTGGTTGGTGTGATATTGATCTTTCACCAGTTGAAACATGTGTCAAGGAAGTCAAAGAAGAAACCGGTTATGATATTAAGGTAGTCAAATTTTTAGCTTTAATGGATAGAAATAAATATATTCAAAGTGAGATATATAACGTTTATAGTCTGGTATTTTTAGCAGAAATTATTGGTGGTAAAAATAAGCCAAATTTTGAAGTTAAGAAAGTTGATTTTTTTGAAATTGATAAGTTACCAAAGCTATCACATAAGCTTACAAAAACAGAGCTTGATATTGCTTTAGAAGCATATAAACAAGATACAATATATTTTGAATAG
- a CDS encoding fumarate hydratase yields MAVIKAKDLINSVAEALQYISYYHPKDFINAVYEAYQREESKPAKDAMEQILINSRMSAIGKRPICQDTGMVCAFVKVGMNAKLDKTDRTITELVNEGVRRGYNDPYNPLRASMVFPPHGARKNTKDNTPAIVHIDLVHGDKIEVDIAAKGGGSEFKSKFKVLNPSDSIIDWVEEMLPTMGAGWCPPGIIGIGIGGTAEKAMLLAKESLSEEINIQDIIKNGPQNETEQLRLDIYNCVNALGIGAQGLGGLTTVLDVKIKEYPTHAACKPVALIPNCAATRHVHFVLDGSGAVDLPAPKIEDWPVIERTQNDDVKRINLNTVTREEIEALRSGDNVLISGKILTGRDAAHKRLQDMYNAGEEFPVSFKDRLIYYVGPVDPVDDEAVGPAGPTTATRMDKFTPFMLEKAGIMGMIGKSERGQATIDSIKKNKAIYFMGVGGAAYLISKSIKKAEVVAFEDLGMEAIYEFEVEDMPVTVAVDSLGVSAHQQGPKLWKAKSLR; encoded by the coding sequence ATGGCTGTTATCAAGGCAAAAGACCTAATAAATAGTGTTGCAGAAGCATTACAATACATATCTTATTATCATCCAAAAGATTTTATTAATGCTGTGTATGAAGCATACCAGCGTGAAGAGTCAAAACCAGCAAAAGACGCGATGGAGCAAATTCTAATAAATTCAAGGATGTCAGCAATCGGTAAGCGTCCGATCTGTCAAGATACTGGGATGGTATGTGCTTTTGTCAAGGTTGGTATGAATGCTAAACTTGATAAAACGGATAGAACGATTACTGAACTTGTTAATGAAGGTGTGCGTCGAGGCTACAATGATCCATATAATCCATTAAGAGCATCTATGGTTTTTCCTCCCCATGGAGCTAGAAAAAATACCAAAGATAATACTCCAGCAATCGTACATATTGATTTAGTTCATGGTGATAAAATTGAGGTTGATATCGCTGCAAAGGGTGGTGGTTCTGAATTTAAATCTAAATTTAAAGTGCTAAATCCTAGTGACAGCATCATTGATTGGGTTGAAGAAATGCTTCCTACTATGGGTGCTGGTTGGTGTCCGCCTGGAATCATTGGAATTGGTATTGGTGGCACTGCAGAAAAGGCAATGCTTTTGGCTAAAGAATCTCTTAGTGAAGAGATTAACATCCAAGATATTATCAAAAATGGTCCACAAAATGAAACAGAGCAATTAAGACTAGATATTTATAATTGTGTTAATGCTCTTGGTATAGGAGCTCAAGGTCTAGGTGGTTTAACAACCGTTTTAGATGTTAAGATTAAAGAATATCCAACACATGCTGCATGTAAGCCGGTTGCTTTGATTCCAAACTGTGCGGCTACTCGTCATGTTCATTTTGTTTTAGATGGTTCTGGCGCTGTTGATTTACCAGCCCCTAAGATAGAAGACTGGCCAGTGATCGAACGAACACAAAATGATGATGTTAAGAGAATAAATCTTAATACAGTTACTAGAGAAGAAATTGAGGCATTAAGGTCAGGAGATAATGTTTTGATTAGTGGTAAGATCTTAACTGGTCGTGATGCTGCACATAAGCGTTTACAAGATATGTATAACGCTGGAGAAGAATTCCCTGTAAGCTTTAAAGATAGGTTGATCTACTATGTTGGTCCTGTAGATCCAGTTGATGATGAGGCTGTTGGTCCAGCTGGTCCAACTACTGCTACACGAATGGATAAATTCACTCCTTTTATGCTTGAGAAAGCTGGTATTATGGGGATGATAGGTAAGTCAGAGCGAGGTCAGGCAACTATTGACTCAATCAAGAAAAATAAAGCTATCTACTTCATGGGTGTAGGTGGTGCTGCTTATCTGATATCTAAGTCTATCAAAAAAGCTGAGGTCGTTGCTTTTGAGGATCTTGGTATGGAAGCAATTTACGAATTTGAAGTTGAGGATATGCCAGTAACAGTTGCTGTTGACTCTCTTGGAGTTTCAGCTCATCAGCAGGGTCCTAAACTTTGGAAAGCAAAATCGCTGAGATAA
- a CDS encoding ATP-dependent DNA helicase RecG, with protein sequence MRFVNFSGVSEATIKALSKYNLHNPNDLLTIFPKDYKDTRVITPINCLVAGKKSLIQGRVTNVTYKKIGKKFLRFNVSDNTGFCSVILFRFYTNQITILEKSKYVRCYGKVELSLNPQMVHPEWAIVKDGESALKLRFSAVYRLKNIPDRLISRIILKMLQENKVTNIIPAQLLRRFNLISFYNALYYVHALTNSVDERHLNTARFSIKFEEMLAYKLAEQNICKNTVKAQAPQLYLTKIQQNEFYKKLPYQLTSVQQRAIKEILDDIKQPKAMNRLLQGDVGAGKTIVATMAAYAAVKSGYQVAIMAPTEILAEQHYSFLSQFLANFDVKVVPLLGKLSVKQTRESLGKIKHEKYCVIVGTHAIFQERVEYANLGLVVVDEQHRFGVEQRLALINKSSSTTSNLTPHQLIISATPIPRTLAMTLYGNLKLSILDELPPKRKPIVTIVLNRAKKQNLIKKVKQAVSRGEQVYWVCPLVEESENMDFLQDVKTLYQELIEALGKENVGLVYGSMKSKDKIEEMAAFKAKKYAVLVATTVIEVGVDVPNATIMIIDNAERLGISQLHQLRGRVGRGTKESYCILLYSDRISEVGKKRLSLVRESQDGFYLAEKDLEIRGAGDVLGKEQSGISTFKTFDINEYYDNYDKVLTLASLIEKDYPELVDKLIKRWFDKRVNYMEV encoded by the coding sequence ATGAGGTTTGTTAATTTTAGTGGGGTCAGTGAAGCAACTATCAAGGCATTATCTAAATATAATTTACATAATCCAAATGATCTATTAACTATTTTCCCAAAAGACTATAAAGATACCCGTGTTATAACGCCTATTAATTGTCTTGTTGCAGGTAAGAAAAGTTTGATCCAAGGACGAGTTACTAATGTTACATATAAAAAAATTGGTAAAAAATTTTTGCGCTTTAATGTCAGCGATAATACAGGTTTTTGTAGTGTAATATTATTTAGATTTTACACTAATCAGATAACGATACTTGAGAAGTCTAAGTATGTACGCTGTTATGGTAAGGTTGAATTATCTTTAAATCCACAAATGGTTCATCCAGAATGGGCTATTGTCAAAGATGGTGAAAGTGCTTTGAAACTACGATTTTCAGCCGTTTATCGTCTTAAAAATATTCCTGATAGATTGATTTCTAGGATTATTTTGAAAATGTTGCAAGAAAATAAGGTTACAAATATTATCCCCGCACAGCTGTTGCGCAGGTTTAATTTAATCAGTTTTTATAATGCCTTGTATTATGTCCACGCTTTGACAAATTCTGTTGATGAGAGACACTTAAACACAGCGAGATTTTCTATTAAATTTGAAGAGATGCTTGCTTATAAACTAGCTGAGCAAAATATTTGTAAAAACACTGTAAAAGCGCAAGCACCACAACTATATTTAACGAAAATACAGCAAAACGAATTTTATAAAAAGTTACCATATCAACTAACTAGTGTTCAGCAGCGAGCAATCAAAGAAATTCTTGATGATATTAAACAACCTAAAGCGATGAATAGACTTTTACAAGGTGATGTCGGAGCTGGTAAGACTATTGTTGCAACTATGGCAGCATATGCTGCAGTTAAATCTGGTTATCAGGTTGCTATAATGGCGCCTACTGAAATTTTAGCTGAGCAACATTATAGTTTTCTCTCTCAATTTCTAGCTAATTTTGATGTAAAGGTCGTCCCATTATTAGGTAAATTATCAGTAAAACAAACTCGCGAAAGTTTAGGGAAAATCAAGCATGAAAAATATTGTGTGATTGTTGGTACTCATGCGATTTTTCAAGAGCGAGTAGAATATGCCAACCTAGGTTTAGTAGTTGTAGATGAACAGCATAGATTTGGTGTTGAGCAGCGTTTAGCATTAATAAATAAGTCATCATCAACTACTAGCAATCTAACACCACATCAATTAATAATATCAGCAACACCTATTCCTAGAACTTTAGCAATGACTTTATATGGTAATCTCAAACTATCGATTTTAGATGAGTTACCACCTAAGCGTAAACCAATAGTTACAATTGTGTTAAATAGAGCTAAAAAACAGAATTTAATAAAAAAGGTTAAACAAGCAGTATCACGCGGCGAGCAGGTATATTGGGTGTGTCCATTAGTTGAAGAGTCTGAAAATATGGACTTTTTGCAAGATGTCAAAACCTTATATCAAGAATTAATTGAAGCTTTGGGTAAAGAAAATGTTGGTCTTGTCTATGGTAGTATGAAATCTAAAGATAAAATAGAGGAAATGGCTGCATTTAAGGCTAAAAAATACGCAGTACTTGTGGCAACAACCGTTATAGAGGTTGGTGTTGATGTACCAAATGCAACTATTATGATAATAGATAATGCTGAAAGGCTTGGTATATCACAACTTCATCAACTTCGCGGACGAGTTGGTAGAGGAACTAAAGAAAGCTATTGTATTCTGCTTTATAGTGATAGAATTAGCGAGGTTGGCAAAAAGAGATTGTCATTAGTAAGAGAATCTCAAGATGGGTTTTACTTAGCAGAAAAAGACCTAGAAATTCGTGGTGCTGGTGATGTCCTTGGTAAGGAACAGTCAGGAATATCAACTTTTAAAACTTTTGATATTAATGAGTATTATGATAATTATGATAAAGTTCTAACACTTGCTAGTTTGATAGAGAAAGATTATCCAGAGCTAGTTGATAAACTAATTAAACGCTGGTTTGATAAAAGAGTAAATTATATGGAAGTTTAA